The Thermincola ferriacetica genome contains the following window.
TAGTCTGAAGGTACCTATTATTGTAACGATAATCGGGGAAGGCGGTAGTGGCGGAGCCCTGGCCATTGGCCTGGGGGACCGCACTCTGATGCTGGAATATGCTATTTTCTCCATTATTTCGCCGGAATCCTTTGCCTCCATCCTTTGGAAGGATGCCGGCAGAGCCCAGGAAGCGGCGGAAGTCATGAAACTTACTGCGCCGCATTTACTGGAAATGGGAATTGTCGATAAAATTGTTGCCGAGCCCTTGGGCGGTGCCCATAAGGATCCGGGCAAGATGTATGTCACCCTGAAGGACGCTATTGCCGAAAGCCTTGCAGAAGTAGCAGGCATATCAACGGAAACCATGTTGGAACAGCGCTATCAAAAGTTTCGCAGCATAGGTCAAGTTATATCTGGATAAAATAATTCAGGATACCTTCGGGTAAACTTTACCGAGGAGGAAAGGCCTTGAAGAGAATTGGAGTCTTGACCAGCGGCGGAGATGCGCCGGGCATGAATGCAGCTATCCGGGCAGTTGTGCGCAAAGGTATTTTTGAAGGGCTGGAAGTTGTTGGTATCAAACGCGGGTACGCCGGTTTGATTAACGGTGAGTTTGTGGATATGAATCTGGGTTCCGTGGCTGATATTATTCAGCGGGGCGGTACCATTCTGCGGACTGCCCGTTCCGAGGAATTCCGTACTGTAGAAGGCAGGCGTCGTGCTTATGCCAATATGCAGGAACAGGGTATTGAAGGACTGATAGTTATTGGCGGGGACGGTTCTTTCCGCGGTGCCCAAATTTTTAGCCAAGAACATGGCGTCAAGGTAATCGGCATACCGGGCACTATAGATAATGACATTCCCTGCAGTGATTATTCTATCGGTTTTGATACCTCTGTGAATACAGTGGTGGATGCCATAAACAAAATTCGTGATACGGCTACTTCCCATGAGCGTACTTACGTAATCGAGGTTATGGGCAGGCACGCGGGGTATATAGCCCTGGAAGCAGGCTTGGCCGGAGGCGCGGAATCAATTTTGATTCCCGAAATCCCTTTCAGTATCGATGAGATTATTGAAAAACTGCACCGGGGGCAGAAAAGAGGAAAATTGCACAGCATCATAGTAGTTGCGGAAGGTGCTGCCAGCGGTATTGAAATAGGAAAGCAGATCAAAGAAAAAACGGGGTTTGATACCAAGGTGACCATTCTTGGCCATCTCCAAAGGGGAGGTACGCCTACGGCCTTTGACCGGGTGCTGGCCAGCCGGATGGGCGCTTTGGCTGTTGATTTGATAAAAGCCGGGGAGAGCGGGAAGATGATTGCCCGCCAGCATAACGACTTAGTGGCCGTTGACTTTGATTGTGCTTTAAGCGAAAAACGGACTATCGACCATTCTGTTTATGAGCTGGCCGGCATACTGGCAATTTAAACAAAGCGGGGATGAAACCTTATGGGTTTTTATCCCCGTTCTTTTCAATATTTAGGAAATTATGCTTTCAGGTAAAATTGTGGAAAAACTCAAAGCATGA
Protein-coding sequences here:
- the pfkA gene encoding 6-phosphofructokinase, which gives rise to MKRIGVLTSGGDAPGMNAAIRAVVRKGIFEGLEVVGIKRGYAGLINGEFVDMNLGSVADIIQRGGTILRTARSEEFRTVEGRRRAYANMQEQGIEGLIVIGGDGSFRGAQIFSQEHGVKVIGIPGTIDNDIPCSDYSIGFDTSVNTVVDAINKIRDTATSHERTYVIEVMGRHAGYIALEAGLAGGAESILIPEIPFSIDEIIEKLHRGQKRGKLHSIIVVAEGAASGIEIGKQIKEKTGFDTKVTILGHLQRGGTPTAFDRVLASRMGALAVDLIKAGESGKMIARQHNDLVAVDFDCALSEKRTIDHSVYELAGILAI